In the Streptomyces cinnamoneus genome, CGGCCCGCGGTCCAGCTCAGGTAGATGCCGATGAGGACCAGGGCGGCCGCGATCCAGATCAAAGTGGTCACGCCGGGTCACAGTACCGGGCCGGGACGTCTCCACCTCGGGGTGGAGACGCGGGTGGAGGGCGCCGGGCGGAGAACCGACCCTGGCTCCGATCCGTCTGCACCCGGCCCGGCCCTAACTTCGAGGCAGAGGCCGACAGCGGGTCGGATGGAGAGCCGGAGACGACGGGCGGGCGGCAAGCCGGGCGGAAGGGCTTGGGGCCGGCTCGCCGGACCGGGTAGCGGAGGCACCGATGGGAACCGTGGCATCGCATGGAGCGCGCTCCACTCGCGCGCTCCTCGTCCCCTTGTCCGTCAATGTGCTCCTCCCGCTCGCGCTGTATTACGCGCTGCGGGCCCAGGGCACGGCGCAGTGGCAGGCGCTGCTGTTGAGCGGCGTGATACCGGCGGCGCACGCGTTGGGCAGCGCGGTCGTGCGGCGCCGCGTGGAGTTCTTCGACTTCCTCGTGGTCGTGCTGCTGGCCATATCGGCGGCCACCTCCCTGATCAGCGGCGATCCGCGGGTGCTGCTGCTGAAGGACGCCGGGCTGCCGGCGGTGCTGGGGCTGTGGATCCTCGGCACGCTGGGGGTCTCGCGGCCCTTCGCCTTCACCTTCGGCGGGGCGCTGCGGGACCGGGCGGGCGCCGAGGCGGCGGAGCTGGCCTGGCGGGACCGGCCCGAGTTCCGCGAGGCGCTGCGGGGGCTCACGGTGGTGTGGGGCTGTGGGCAGCTGCTGGACGCGGCCCTCAGCACGGTGGCCGCGCTGACGCTGCCGGTCGATGTGGTCCCGGTGATAGGCCGGTTCCAGTCGGTCGCGCTGCTGGGGCTGGTGGCCGTGATCACCGTCCGGCGCAGCCGTGGCTTCCACGCGCGGCACGGGATATCCCTGTTCGGGGTGCGTGCCGTCGCCGAGGAGCCGCAGGCGGAGGTAGCCGTCCGCCCATGAGCACGGCCGGGCCGCCCACGGGGGTGGTGGCCCGGCCGACCCAACGTGACCGGGGCGCCGGCTCGCCGGCCCGGCCCGGGGCGACCGCCTCCCGCGCCCGGTCCGGCTCGGCCCAGGGCCCCCCTAGTCCCGGGCGAGGCCGAAGCGGGCGCGCAGGCTGATGCGTTCGTCGGTGGCGACGGAGGCTGCGCCGTCCGTCACCGTCTCGTAGACGGCCAGGATGTCGGAGCCCACCGTCGACCAGTCGAAGCGGCGCACGTGCGCGCTGCCCCGCTCGCTCAGCTCGGCCCGGCGCTCGGGGGCGCCGAGGAGCCGGACGGCGGCGGTGGCGAGGGCGTCGGCGTCCTCGTTGGCGAACAGCTCGCCCGCCGCACCCCGGTCGAGCACCTGGGCGAAGGCGTCGAGGTCGCTGGCGAGCACGGGAGCTCCGGCTGACATGGCCTCGACGAGGATGATGCCGAAGGACTCGCCGCCCGTATTGGGCGCCACGTAGACGTCGACGCTGCGCAGCAGTCGGGCCTTGTCCTCGTCGCTGACCATGCCGAGGAACTCGACGCTGGCCCGCATCTCGGGGGGCAGCCCGGCGACGGCCTCCTTCTCGTCACCGCGCCCGGCCACGAGGAGCCGGGTGCCGGGGCGCTCGGCGAGGATGGCGGGAAGGGCGCGCATCAGCACGGGCAGGCCCTTGCGGGGCTCGTCGATCCGGCCGATGAAGCCGATGGTTCCGCCCTGCCACTCCGGCTTGGGCTCGGCCCCGGCGAAGAAGCCCACGTCGACGCCGTTGGGAATGACCACGGCGTCGCCGCCCAGGTGCTCGACCAGGGTCCTGCGGGCGTATTCGCTCACCGCGATGCGCGCGCTGATCTTCTCCAGGGCGGGCTGGAGGATCGGGTAGGCCGCGATCATGGCGCGGGAGCGGGGGTTGGAGGTGTGGAAGGTCGCCACGATGGGCCCCTGTGCGGCCCAGCAGGACAGCAGGCCCAGGGACGGGGAGGTGGGCTCGTGGATGTGGATGACGTCGAAGTCGCCCTCGTGCAGCCAGCGGCGCACGCGCGCGGCGGAGAGGAAGCCGAAGTTCAGACGGGCCACCGAGCCGTTGTAGGGCACGGGCACGGCGCGGCCCGCCGAGACGACGAAGGGCGGCAGGGGCGTGTCGTCGTCGGCCGGCGCCAGGACCGACACCTCGTGGCCCAGCCGGATGAGGTGCTCGGCGAGGTCACGGATGTGGAACTGCACGCCACCCGGTACGTCCCACGAATACGGGCAGACGATCCCGATCCTCAAGGCTTCTCCGTTCCCGGGCTCTGGTCGGAGGCGGGCCGGGGCGGCCGGTGGAGATCGGCGAGCCACAGCCGCTGGAGCATGTGCCAGTCCTGCGGGTGTTCCTTGATGCCCGAGGCGAAGGCGTCGGCCAGGTGCTGGGTCATCACGGCCGCCTTCTCCGCGCGGGTGCCGGACGCGGGCACCTCCAGGGGCGGGTGGACCTGGCCCCGCATGACCGGCGACTGGTCGTACCAGAGGGTCACCGGCAGCAGCAGGGCGCCGGTCTGCACCGCGAGCATGGCCGGGCCGGCGGGCATCTTGGCCGCCTCACCGAAGAACTCGACCTCTATCCCGGAGGAGGACAGATCACGGTCGGCCACCAGACAGACCAGGCCCCCGGACCGCAGGCGGCGGGCGAGGGTGCCGAAGGCGCTGCCGCCGGCGTGCGGCAGGACCTCCATGCCCAGGCCCTCGCGGTAGGCCACGAAGCGGTCGTAGAGCGTCTCCGGCTTGAGCCGCTCGGCCACGGTGGTGAAGGGGACGCCGAGGCGGGTGGTGACCCAGGCGCCGGCAAGGTCGTAGTTGCCCATGTGGGGCAGCGCGAGGACCACGCCGCGGCCGCTGGCCAGGGCCTCCTCCAGGTGGTGGAGGTCCTGCGGGGCGAAGCCGGTGCGGATGCGTTCCTTGCTCCAGGCCGGCAGACGGAAGGACTCCATCCAGTAGCGCATGTAGGAGCGCATGCCCTCCCGCGACAGCTCGGACAGCCGCGCGGGCCCGGCGTCGGGTACGACCCGGGCGAGGTTGCTCTCCAGACGGCGCACGCCCGCGCCGCGCCGCCGCCAGGCCGTGTCGGCGATCCGCCGGCCCAGTGCGGCAGCCACGGGTTCCGGCAGGGTCTTGACCGTGCCCCACCCGAGTCCGTACAGCGCGTCGGTCAGCCGCTCCTTCACCCGGTCTCGCCCCCGCCCACCGTCACGGCGGCGTCCGCCTCAGCGGACTCCCGGCGGACGGTGACCACGCGCTGGATCAGGGTGACGAGGCTGCCGACGGCCACGATCCACAGCGCGATGGGCAGGAGCTTGTCGATGTGCGGGACACCGAAGGCGTGCAGCCCCGAGAGGCCACAGGCCACCAGCGAGATCACGAGCCGCTCGGCGCGCTCGACGAGGCCGTTGACGTTGACGGGCAGGCCGATGCTCTCGCCGCGCGCCTTGGTGTACGAGACCACCTGGCCGCTGGCCAGGCAGAAGATGGCCACCGCGCACACGATCAGGCTGTCACCGCGCCCGGCGTACCACAGGGCCAGACCGCCGAAGATCGCCGAGTCGGCGACCCGGTCGAGGGTCGAGTCGAGGAAGGCGCCCCAGCGGCTGGAGCGGCCCAGCTGGCGGGCCATGTTGCCGTCGACCAGATCCGAGAAGACGAACAGGGTGATGACCACCGTGCCCCAGAAGAACTCCCCCTGGGGGTAGAAGACCAGTGCGCCCGCCACCACACCACCGGTACCGATGAGGGTCACCGCGTCGGGGCTGACGCCCAGGCGAATGAGCAGGGCGGCGAACGGCGTGAGAACACGCGTGAAGAAAGCACGCGCGTACTTGTTCAGCATGGCCTTCCCGGAGGGTCGTGAGCGGGCCGGGTGGTCGGAAGGCCACCGGCTGGCCCATCGTAGCCAGGCCGCCCGGGCGCTCCGCGCACACCGTCGCTCCCCGGCCGCCGCAAGCCCGCGGGCGCTCCCCCCAGGGGGCGGACGGTTGCACCCGCGTGTGCGACGTATGGACGCAGCGTGACCACGGTGGAAAGCTCGAAGGACCGCAGGTGTCGACGACCGGGAGGCGAGACACATGGGCGAGAAGACCACCACACACCCAGGGGCCGCGGGCAGAGCAGTGACGGCCGACCGGCCGGGCGACATTCGCAACGTGGTGCTGGTCGGCCACAGTGGTTCGGGAAAGACGACGCTGATCGAGGCGCTGGCCCTGGCGACGGGCGCGGTCAACCGCGCCGGCCGCGTGGAGGACGGCGCGTCGGTGTCGGACTACGACGAGATCGAACACCGCCAGCAGCGCTCGGTGCAGCTGTCGCTGGTGCCCGTCGAATGGGCGGGCATCAAGATCAATCTGTTGGACACCCCCGGCTACGCCGACTTCGTCGGCGAGCTGAGGGCCGGTCTGCGGGGAGCGGATGCGGCCCTCTTCGTCGTCTCGGCGGCGGAGGGCACCGAAGGCATCACCGGCGCGACCCGCATGGTGTGGGAGGAGTGCGCGGCGGTCGGCATGCCCCGCGCCATCGTGGTGACGCACCTGGAGGCGGCCCGCGCCGACTTCGACGAGATGACCGAGACCTGCCGCACCGCCTTCGGCGGTGACTCCCCCGACAGTGTGCTCCCCCTCTACCTCCCCCTGCACGGGGCCGAGGGAGCCGACGGGCACCGCCCCGTCGCCGGGCTCATCGGGCTGCTCACCCAGCGCGTCTTCGACTACTCCTCGGGGACCCGCACCGAGCGCGAGCCCGACCCCGAGCAGCTGCCGAGGATCGAGGAGGCCCGCAACGCGCTCATAGAGGGGATCATCGCCGAGAGCGAGGACGAGACCCTCATGGACCGCTACCTCGGCGGCGAGGACATCGACGTCAAGACCCTCATCGAGGACCTGGAGCGAGCCGTCGCGCGCGGCAGCTTCCACCCCGTCCTCGCCGCCGCGCCGGCGGCCGAGGGCGCCCGCCAGGGCCTGGGCACCGTGGAACTGCTGGAGCTCGTCACCGGCGGCTTCCCCACCCCGTACGACCATCCCGCCCCCGCCGTCACCACCCCCGACGGCGCCGCGCGCCCGGCCCTCGCCTGCGACCCCGCGGGCCCCCTGGCCGCCGAGGTGATCAAAACCGCCTCGGACCCCTATGTCGGCCGGATCTCCCTGGTCCGCGTCTTCTCCGGCACCCTGCGCCCCGACGAGACCGTGCACGTCTCGGGCCACGGCCTGGAGGACCGCGGCCATGAGAGCCACGACGTCGACGAACGCATCGGCGCCCTCTCCTCACCCTTCGGCAAGCACCAGCGCCAGCTGGCACAGGCCATCGCCGGTGACATCGCCTGCGTCGCCAAGCTCACCCGGGCCGAGACCGGCGACACCCTCTCCGACCGCAGCGACCCGTTGCTGATGGAGCCCTGGCTGATGCCGGACCCCCTGCTGCCCGTCGCCATCCAGGCACACAGCAAGGCGGACGAGGACAAGCTCTCGCAGGGCCTGGCCCGGCTGGTGGCCGAGGACCCGACCATGCGGCTGGAACAGAACCCGCAGACCCACCAGGTCGTGCTGTGGTGCCTGGGCGAGGCCCACCGGGACGTCGCCCTGGAGCGGCTGCGCACCCGCTACGGCGTCCAGGTCGACATCGTGCCCCACAAGGTCTCCCTCCGGGAGACCTTCGCCTCCCGGGCGGGCGGCCGCGGCCGCCATGTCAAGCAGTCCGGCGGCCACGGCCAGTACGCCATCTGTGAGATCGAGGTCGAACCGCTGCCCGGCGGCTCCGGCATCGAGTTCGTCGACAAGGTCGTGGGCGGCGCCGTGCCCCGCCAGTTCATCCCCTCGGTCGAGAAGGGCGTGCGTGCCCAGGCCGCCCGCGGCGTCGCCGCCGGCTATCCGCTGGTCGACGTGCGGGTCACCCTCCTGGACGGCAAGGCCCACTCGGTGGACTCCTCCGACGCCGCCTTCCAGACCGCCGGCGCGCTCGCCCTGCGCGAGGCCGCCGCGGAGGCCCGCATCCACCTCCTCGAACCGGTGGCGGACGTACGCGTCCTGGTGCCGGACGACTACGTGGGACCGGTCATGAGCGACCTGTCCGGCCGGCGCGGCCGGGTGGTCGGCACCGAGCAGTCCGGTGCGGGCCGCACGCTCGTCCGCGCCGAGGTGCCCGAGATCGAGATCGGGCGCTACGCGGTCGACCTGCGCTCGCTCTCGCACGGCACCGGGCGGTTCAGCCGCTCCTACGCCCGGCACGAACCCATGCCGCCCCAGCTCGCGGACCGCATTCGCGAACAGGCGGAAAACGGAGCATAGTTAACAAGCCGCTCGCCCCAACTCACCCGGGGCGAGCGGCTTTCCGATCTCCCACGACAGGCGGCACCGCACACCACTACGCTGAGCATGCGGCCCATGACGCAAGCCGTGGGCGGTAGTCGGGAGCAAGCCGGCACACCGGACGTGCACGGCATTGGGGGCAGCAGTGGCAGCAGGGGACGCTATCGACTTCAGCCCGGGCGCGCAGATCCCGGTCTCCGGCGGCGCCGGCGGCACCGCGGCGACCCAGGCCCTGGCCTCCGCGGCCTACCGCGACGGCCCCGTCGACCAGCTGCTCAAGGCCAACTCCGACTGGGCCACCTCCGAGGTCAAGAAACCCCGCATCTCCCTCTTCGAGCCCGACTTCGGCGAAGCCTTCTCGCGCGCCGTGCAGCAGCGCATGCTGGCCAGCGGCCGCAAACCGCT is a window encoding:
- a CDS encoding VC0807 family protein, which codes for MSVNVLLPLALYYALRAQGTAQWQALLLSGVIPAAHALGSAVVRRRVEFFDFLVVVLLAISAATSLISGDPRVLLLKDAGLPAVLGLWILGTLGVSRPFAFTFGGALRDRAGAEAAELAWRDRPEFREALRGLTVVWGCGQLLDAALSTVAALTLPVDVVPVIGRFQSVALLGLVAVITVRRSRGFHARHGISLFGVRAVAEEPQAEVAVRP
- a CDS encoding glycosyltransferase family 4 protein, which codes for MRIGIVCPYSWDVPGGVQFHIRDLAEHLIRLGHEVSVLAPADDDTPLPPFVVSAGRAVPVPYNGSVARLNFGFLSAARVRRWLHEGDFDVIHIHEPTSPSLGLLSCWAAQGPIVATFHTSNPRSRAMIAAYPILQPALEKISARIAVSEYARRTLVEHLGGDAVVIPNGVDVGFFAGAEPKPEWQGGTIGFIGRIDEPRKGLPVLMRALPAILAERPGTRLLVAGRGDEKEAVAGLPPEMRASVEFLGMVSDEDKARLLRSVDVYVAPNTGGESFGIILVEAMSAGAPVLASDLDAFAQVLDRGAAGELFANEDADALATAAVRLLGAPERRAELSERGSAHVRRFDWSTVGSDILAVYETVTDGAASVATDERISLRARFGLARD
- a CDS encoding phosphatidylinositol mannoside acyltransferase — its product is MKERLTDALYGLGWGTVKTLPEPVAAALGRRIADTAWRRRGAGVRRLESNLARVVPDAGPARLSELSREGMRSYMRYWMESFRLPAWSKERIRTGFAPQDLHHLEEALASGRGVVLALPHMGNYDLAGAWVTTRLGVPFTTVAERLKPETLYDRFVAYREGLGMEVLPHAGGSAFGTLARRLRSGGLVCLVADRDLSSSGIEVEFFGEAAKMPAGPAMLAVQTGALLLPVTLWYDQSPVMRGQVHPPLEVPASGTRAEKAAVMTQHLADAFASGIKEHPQDWHMLQRLWLADLHRPPRPASDQSPGTEKP
- the pgsA gene encoding phosphatidylinositol phosphate synthase, with the translated sequence MLNKYARAFFTRVLTPFAALLIRLGVSPDAVTLIGTGGVVAGALVFYPQGEFFWGTVVITLFVFSDLVDGNMARQLGRSSRWGAFLDSTLDRVADSAIFGGLALWYAGRGDSLIVCAVAIFCLASGQVVSYTKARGESIGLPVNVNGLVERAERLVISLVACGLSGLHAFGVPHIDKLLPIALWIVAVGSLVTLIQRVVTVRRESAEADAAVTVGGGETG
- a CDS encoding elongation factor G-like protein EF-G2, giving the protein MGEKTTTHPGAAGRAVTADRPGDIRNVVLVGHSGSGKTTLIEALALATGAVNRAGRVEDGASVSDYDEIEHRQQRSVQLSLVPVEWAGIKINLLDTPGYADFVGELRAGLRGADAALFVVSAAEGTEGITGATRMVWEECAAVGMPRAIVVTHLEAARADFDEMTETCRTAFGGDSPDSVLPLYLPLHGAEGADGHRPVAGLIGLLTQRVFDYSSGTRTEREPDPEQLPRIEEARNALIEGIIAESEDETLMDRYLGGEDIDVKTLIEDLERAVARGSFHPVLAAAPAAEGARQGLGTVELLELVTGGFPTPYDHPAPAVTTPDGAARPALACDPAGPLAAEVIKTASDPYVGRISLVRVFSGTLRPDETVHVSGHGLEDRGHESHDVDERIGALSSPFGKHQRQLAQAIAGDIACVAKLTRAETGDTLSDRSDPLLMEPWLMPDPLLPVAIQAHSKADEDKLSQGLARLVAEDPTMRLEQNPQTHQVVLWCLGEAHRDVALERLRTRYGVQVDIVPHKVSLRETFASRAGGRGRHVKQSGGHGQYAICEIEVEPLPGGSGIEFVDKVVGGAVPRQFIPSVEKGVRAQAARGVAAGYPLVDVRVTLLDGKAHSVDSSDAAFQTAGALALREAAAEARIHLLEPVADVRVLVPDDYVGPVMSDLSGRRGRVVGTEQSGAGRTLVRAEVPEIEIGRYAVDLRSLSHGTGRFSRSYARHEPMPPQLADRIREQAENGA